CTTTAAGAAAGAAAACGTATGAAGTGCTTTATTggggaattaaaaaaacacacacatttgaaatataatttaataatgaGTACAGCAGTAAATGTGACAAAATAAATGGTTGGCTACtacaaattaaaacagaagGCCATGCTATATAGATGCAAGTATTGCGTACATTAACCTTAATGTAAGgttagcatttattttatatattctagtTATCACACAGCAACCATCTGAGGTCCAacagaaatattacatttaaaacgtCTACCGTTCCATCTGTCTTTAGAACCAAATgaacaaattaaacattgtttctacagtatatatatatagacattcACAAAGGCAATATGAGCAACACGCAATAAATGGAATAATTAACATCTCTACATATTACATGCATTATGCTCATTTAATATTGCTTACTTTGGCTGCTTAACATTCAGGCTTTGTTACAGCGTCTCATGAaagagaatataaaatataaagttaatCAGTGATGTCTACCTCTACCTCAGGTTTGATGTTCCTTAAATTGAACTTAAACTCCTATTAATATCCAGAATGGCTTATCTGCAGACTTTACTTCATGTCTTGTCTTTTCACTTTTGCACAAGCTAACATGCTTACATTTTTATGAATGAATCAACAGTCAGCGTCCGTTGCACAAATTTACATGctgtaaaatgaaattaattttgtgaTTGTAATTGAAAGAagcattttatatttgaatgtaccaAGTTATACCAAGTGAAAATAggctttttagtttttgactCATATTAGTTTCATGGTGAACCTGCTTGTCTCCATGTTGCCTTTCCCTGCATTACTACTTGACATGGCGCTTCGTGGCACATATGCGATTGTGGCAGTGTGCTTTATTTGCCCTTTACTCTTACTCCAGAGGAACATGAAGATGAAACACAGGCACACAGAGCTGAAAAATGAGAGAAACCCAATGGTTGCAGCTACCAGTAATGTCTTTACGTCGAATGGGACATTCTGGTTTTCATTCACACCTGGGGAGGCAGACGGAAAGGCGAACCATCCCTGAAGACGAAAGGGTTTTTTagaagatgatagaaaggcTTGAACATGAAGGCTGACGGGCAGGCTATCATTTCCTGCAGCATTAGATGCCACACAGAGATAAGTGCCACTGTCTTGAGGTTGGGCATAGCGAACCTCGAGTGAGCCATTAGAGAGAGCCCGTATTCTACCGATGGGTGATAGAGGTTTTAGCTGTGGGCTTATCCAGGTAACAGATGGCAGAGGGTCACCTTCTGCATTGCAATAAAGCACCACAGTGTGTCCTTGATCTATTCTCACTTCACGAGTTGTGGGATCCAGAATACGAGGCTGTCGACATGTGAGCAGGCCCGGCAGCTCGGCCTCAGTAAAGTCTAGAAAATACCAGCCCTGCAACTGGACAGAGGTAGAGCAAGTTGGTGGATTTCCACCAAAGTCCACATGTAGTCGTCTTTGCACAACCCACAGCAGTCGGCAGTCACACGCTAGTGGGTTGTTGTCGAGTCCCAGAGTTCTTAGGGAGTCCACTGAATGGAAAGCTCCTGCCTCGAGTGTGGTGAGAAGGTTTCTAGATACATTCAACAATTTGAGATGCACCAAACCCCTGAATGCTCCGATTTCAACACGAAGCAATGATCCCCCCACCAGACGGAGCTCTTGGAGCCGTAGCAGGTCTCCAAGCAGGTTCCCATGAATGTGGGTGATTGGGTTAAAAGAAAGGTCAAGGTATGACAGATATACAAGATGGTGCAAAGGGATGTAGGGGACAGCACTGAGGTTGCAGTGTGTGATAGTTAGGGATGTAAGATTTAGACCAAAGAGACTATTTCCTGACAGGGTCTCCAGCCAGCGGCAGTGAGAAATAACAAGTTCCTTGAGGCGCTCTAGATGACGGAAAGAGTAGTTTGGCAGCGTGGTGAGGCCCAGTCGCTGCAAATGAAGACTTCTCAGGCCGCCGAGCTGCGTGAGCGCCTCTGTGGGCACAGCAGTGAGGTTGCAGCCATCAAGGCGCAGCTCTTGCAGACTTATTAAGCCACTAAATGCTTGATGAGAAATAAAAACTATGTCATTATCTGTTGCTGTAATAAACTGCAGAGCGGGTAAGTCACGGAAAGTAAAATCTAGAAAAACAAGGATCTCATTGTCGCTTATGTCGAGTTTCTCCAGTTTTGTCAAACCAGCAAACGTTCCAAGAGGGATAATTTTCAGGTGGTTGCGAGCGAGACGCAGAGTTACCAGACTCTGCAAGCCAAGAAATGCTTCGGCTTCAATTATCACCATAGTATTATCACTCAAATCCAAGTCTAAAAGTTGTGTCAGAGTCTGGAACTGCTGGTGCACCAGAGTCTTGATCTTATTGTGTGTTAAGTTTAGTAGTTTAGTGTTTTGTGGCAGACTGTCGGGCACTGTGGTGAGTTGGCCATCGGAGCAGTTCAACCCCAGCAGCACGGGGTTGCAGCGGCAGGACTGTGGACACGGCCGGCGTGTTTCAGATGATAATGCCACCCCCGCTGCCAGCAGGTAGAGAGCTCCCCAGCACAGCCATTGGTGGAGAGCAATCCCCTCAAACATCTGGgggcctgagagagagagagagagagagagagagagacagagacagagacagagacagagagacagagagagctgagaaaaagtaaaaaataatatttattcaaaTCAGCAAAAATGGGGGAAACATAACTTCCTGTAAGACATAACTATAAGAATGCTGATggtgttaaagggacagttgaacccccaaatcaaaaatttgtattttcttctttttataatgaaaatataattatagtTGAGAGATGGAAAACATCTTTACGGTGAAAAtctcggtaacgctttatattaaggtccttgtaataacgattaattaacaagtaataaggcccttgtaagtccttacaagatgcttattaacattattgtgtgtttataagcttatataagtgttaataatggcattacaaacacccatgacccacccattatgtctttgtcatgcctttattaatcttattttgtttgcttattgatattaaaatatactttattgctcatcttttataagttaactataagttaactatgctttttgcaactaccggatctgaagctagaacaatgccttattacttgttaatgaatggttattaaggaccttattataaagcgttaccaaaatctCCAACAATCGGCAACttgcataaaaatgaatgaGATTGGGAAATAGCATgacaaaaaagaggacaaatatgtatttttgatttgggggtgACCGGTCCCTTTAAGGTGTGACCTCATGCATTCAtctgttctctctcttttctgaaATTAAATTTCAGGAAGGCAGTTCACATTACAAAATGAGATTTTATTTCCACTGCTGTTCATGGATTCATGTAAGGGAGAGATCtgagagaaaatagaaaaatattcaatgacattttctagaaaaaaatattacattagaGTCATTCATTTGATAATTTCACACAACCTGTCCGGTCAGGGCCTTATGCACTTGATCCAGAATTTAATTAACACGTTTTTCTCAAGACGGACAGAAAAAGTGACTGTTTCCATAACAGAAAATTAacatttccttaaaaaaaatcatgtggaAAATTGCAAAAGCAGGTGCTTTTTAAAGCTTCGGCTGTAGAGGAATGATCACTGGACACCAGAGACCCGCACTGTCTCCAACATTTAACATGCCCTCAAGCAAAATGTGCTTTCTGCTTCAGTGGAGCATTGATCTGTTCCTCCAACCTGAAAGA
This genomic interval from Centropristis striata isolate RG_2023a ecotype Rhode Island chromosome 14, C.striata_1.0, whole genome shotgun sequence contains the following:
- the LOC131984524 gene encoding leucine-rich repeat and immunoglobulin-like domain-containing nogo receptor-interacting protein 1; its protein translation is MFEGIALHQWLCWGALYLLAAGVALSSETRRPCPQSCRCNPVLLGLNCSDGQLTTVPDSLPQNTKLLNLTHNKIKTLVHQQFQTLTQLLDLDLSDNTMVIIEAEAFLGLQSLVTLRLARNHLKIIPLGTFAGLTKLEKLDISDNEILVFLDFTFRDLPALQFITATDNDIVFISHQAFSGLISLQELRLDGCNLTAVPTEALTQLGGLRSLHLQRLGLTTLPNYSFRHLERLKELVISHCRWLETLSGNSLFGLNLTSLTITHCNLSAVPYIPLHHLVYLSYLDLSFNPITHIHGNLLGDLLRLQELRLVGGSLLRVEIGAFRGLVHLKLLNVSRNLLTTLEAGAFHSVDSLRTLGLDNNPLACDCRLLWVVQRRLHVDFGGNPPTCSTSVQLQGWYFLDFTEAELPGLLTCRQPRILDPTTREVRIDQGHTVVLYCNAEGDPLPSVTWISPQLKPLSPIGRIRALSNGSLEVRYAQPQDSGTYLCVASNAAGNDSLPVSLHVQAFLSSSKKPFRLQGWFAFPSASPGVNENQNVPFDVKTLLVAATIGFLSFFSSVCLCFIFMFLWSKSKGQIKHTATIAYVPRSAMSSSNAGKGNMETSRFTMKLI